The following proteins are encoded in a genomic region of Trypanosoma brucei gambiense DAL972 chromosome 8, complete sequence:
- a CDS encoding ADP-ribosylation factor, putative, translated as MGQSKTKLQVVMCGLDNSGKTTIINQVKPAQSSSKHITATVGYNVETFEKGRVAFTVFDMGGAKKFRGLWETYYDNIDAVIFVVDSSDHLRLCVVKSEIQAMLKHEDIRRELPGGGRVPFLFFANKMDAAGAKTAAELVEILDLTTLMGDHPFVIFASNGLKGTGVHEGFSWLQETASRQSGKAGTKRG; from the coding sequence ATGGGACAATCCAAAACGAAGCTGCAAGTCGTCATGTGTGGGCTAGACAACAGTGGGAAAACTACAATTATTAACCAAGTGAAACCAGCACAGTCATCTAGCAAGCATATCACTGCCACTGTAGGATACAATGTTGAAACTTTCGAAAAGGGTCGTGTGGCCTTCACCGTCTTTGACATGGGTGGTGCGAAGAAGTTCCGCGGGTTGTGGGAGACATACTACGACAATATTGATGCGGTCATATTTGTTGTAGATAGCAGCGACCACTTGCGGCTTTGCGTAGTGAAGTCGGAGATTCAGGCCATGCTCAAGCACGAGGACATCAGACGTGAGCTACCGGGTGGCGGTCGGGTGccgtttctattttttgccAATAAAATGGATGCTGCCGGTGCCAAAACGGCCGCGGAACTTGTGGAAATTTTGGATCTTACGACTCTGATGGGGGACCATCCGTTTGTTATATTTGCCTCGAATGGACTGAAAGGAACAGGTGTGCACGAAGGTTTCAGTTGGCTTCAGGAGACTGCGTCGCGACAGAGTGGCAAAGCTGGGACGAAGAGGGGCTGA
- a CDS encoding DNA-directed rna polymerase I largest subunit,putative, whose protein sequence is MSLITDFPFHAYLGDLKTRRVMGAKDAVSLSLLASEDMSGIAFVEVRTRAGQEDRSAPWRPVVRNGENHATFYDTRMGNFDANPFPPQTCQTCAASLTGKYGNERCHGHFGFVGMPRIRPGSAHSDSDRLVVLNPHLAMDADRLFRAKCFFCHKFRAPTFDVERFRQALVLADHGLPGDALHLLDTVPTAKGHDAMLNHRRMANEEIVNDVSILQSYVDRILRQRASGCSEEDAKARVTMAQKGTVDVRNDICNMAISHLRSFSGPCSHCTAISPTFLKRGGIIFFLFRKSNLVTNIAKGFLTQQEVSEWEAVNRLHGRTGTYFDGRQMLFHMKNLFAKEQAILGLLYPNLGEPSVFTKTNKVVPASERYKLFFLDRVLVPPLPLRLSSGVRVNDNGLIIPDEQTRALSDILGFVEQIECFHTLSANSTNGRSFITDAQRAVNESNLRNLQQKVDEFYAEIVNSFAKKEGLFRMNMMGKRVNQACRSVISPDPFVEPNEVLLPRPLARALSFPEQVTCFAPARMNLLKHCVVNGPRKYPGATHIELRHANGEIRSVDLNVPEQTRRQHAARFFAMAQSGVTLIVYRHILNGDRVIFNRQPTLHKPSMMGYRVKVLSGSKTIRFHYVNGNSFNADFDGDEMNVHVPQSIETRAEVETLMDANINYLVPTSGRPIRGLIQDHVAAGVLVTLRDKFFDHSTFVQLVYNGVGPYIQENVGITLAELIPIPAILMPRPMWTGKQLISVMVRFSSGLSAASDCGREIEGGITLKGTSQIQPSAFDRIPAGSCDAVRAKSGAVVDSTVMFANSELITGFMCKKQLGASNMSAPHHVYELYGPHRTGQLFAAFGRVLLLALRKEGLSLAMDDMFLVDEERRCDLLRKLDDIALDVPDEEATAAPMIADYATKIQQEFVPHRMLVPFPKNHLLLMTISGAKGSNLNATQMSLQLGQQLFDGLRVKRMNSSKTLPSFFTNEKRARSFGFAMGSFASGIRPAEYTIHAMAGRDGLIDTAVKTSRSGHLQRCLIKGLESLVVHWDRTVRDSNGSVIQFMYGGDGLDPCKASTLTAWEMMKDNVVDVSKRFGGDASESVAGAEDGAAAGLKGMRNEDGKPTTEAVQNAHMEQQLSTYPLPASLDKSLSEYLCKKADFPLFRKVSTLARWDAKQQLKERLQRRRQKWVGAFEKTLADITARRRLWALCEPGEPVGLLAAQAAGEPSTQMTLNTFHTAGSTVSHVTEGIPRLRELLIYASVNKAAVVVPVTNATEEDEKVIAKMLRAGVAAKLTDCLAKVTDGAGGQSASSSMQRNLNTGFGKGYHYHVARGRTGMVITVSFLFSRSCLEELRKRMCMSPSEHRQSFTEALKNVVRLIMRSLSAVPREKESGDGSGNTGGMKGGSGRADRKRKRSGPDDGGGPLGGTFGDEIMRIEEGTDSDDGMSERSSIGGGRAGSEISSLHSDGTDTRGIAGSDTGGPQRRRGSVESGRGDDASDSEAADPDLYARRSGSPARDAEDGDEMQDRDGTDWGGTSMQGVVGYDNFPEIHMSFTKSNFGAVIAPLSTAAAARDGVVQLHEDFFIVNAVLRTPSDVIAVIPDVVDNALEAQRMPSWLPQFGSLTFTRLKDKGSGQLVFQGPGSTMRNVMSFLSLFTVGIKSIKLHQACSTDIRDMGTYFGIESGYAALYDELNKLFNRYNVDPRHLSLIADTSTHRGRWENFNFTGVISTSASPLFQMTFASSKRWLHRAVSRGMSDDLESFSSAIMVGERPRVGTASVRLSTDTAILRDVLERNFA, encoded by the coding sequence ATGTCGCTCATTACAGACTTTCCATTCCATGCTTACTTGGGTGACCTGAAGACCCGCCGTGTGATGGGCGCCAAGGACGCCGTGTCCCTGTCTCTGCTTGCATCTGAGGATATGTCGGGGATCGCTTTCGTGGAGGTTCGCACGCGTGCCGGCCAGGAGGATCGTTCGGCACCTTGGCGTCCAGTTGTAAGAAATGGTGAGAATCACGCCACATTCTACGACACTCGAATGGGTAACTTCGACGCTAACCCGTTTCCACCACAGACATGTCAAACGTGCGCAGCGAGCTTGACAGGAAAGTACGGCAATGAACGTTGTCACGGTCACTTTGGATTTGTTGGAATGCCGCGTATCCGCCCAGGCAGTGCGCATTCGGACTCCGATCGCCTTGTCGTTTTGAATCCGCACCTCGCGATGGATGCAGATCGTTTGTTCCGAGCGAAATGCTTCTTTTGTCACAAGTTTCGAGCACCAACATTTGATGTCGAACGATTCCGCCAGGCACTGGTTCTGGCCGACCATGGTTTACCAGGAGATGCGCTGCATCTTCTCGACACAGTGCCAACAGCGAAGGGTCACGACGCTATGCTGAACCACAGGCGCATGGCAAATGAGGAAATCGTCAACGATGTATCCATCCTTCAGTCGTATGTTGATCGTATCTTAAGGCAGCGCGCCAGTGGATGCAGTGAGGAGGATGCGAAAGCAAGAGTGACTATGGCACAGAAGGGAACTGTGGACGTTCGCAATGACATTTGCAACATGGCGATTAGTCATCTAAGATCATTCAGTGGTCCTTGTAGCCACTGCACTGCTATTTCTCCGACCTTCTTGAAGCGCGGcggtattattttctttttattcagGAAATCGAATCTTGTGACAAACATTGCCAAAGGATTCCTTACCCAGCAAGAGGTATCTGAGTGGGAGGCTGTCAACCGGCTGCATGGGAGGACTGGAACATATTTTGATGGTCGTCAAATGCTTTTTCATATGAAAAACCTATTCGCAAAAGAGCAAGCTATCCTTGGTTTGCTGTACCCAAATCTTGGTGAACCGTCGGTTTTCACCAAAACCAACAAGGTTGTCCCAGCAAGTGAAAGGTACAAACTGTTCTTTTTGGACCGTGTTCTCGTACCCCCATTACCCCTGAGGCTTTCGTCAGGCGTGAGAGTAAATGATAATGGGTTGATAATACCCGACGAGCAAACACGTGCTCTTTCCGATATATTGGGGTTTGTTGAGCAGATTGAGTGCTTCCACACATTGAGTGCTAATTCTACAAACGGGCGTAGTTTCATCACTGATGCGCAGAGGGCTGTGAATGAGTCGAACCTCCGCAACCTTCAACAAAAAGTGGATGAGTTTTATGCAGAAATCGTAAATAGCTTTGCGAAGAAGGAGGGTCTCTTCCGCATGAATATGATGGGAAAGCGTGTCAATCAGGCCTGCCGTTCGGTTATTTCGCCTGATCCATTCGTTGAACCGAACGAAGTGCTTTTACCAAGACCACTAGCCCGTGCTTTGTCGTTTCCTGAGCAAGTTACTTGTTTCGCACCAGCTCGCATGAATCTGTTGAAACACTGCGTTGTGAACGGGCCACGTAAATACCCCGGCGCCACACACATTGAGCTTCGTCATGCCAACGGTGAGATCCGTTCTGTTGACCTTAATGTACCCGAGCAGACGCGGCGGCAGCATGCTGCAAGGTTTTTTGCGATGGCCCAGAGTGGTGTGACGCTAATCGTTTATCGGCACATTCTTAATGGTGATCGCGTTATATTTAATCGCCAACCCACACTCCATAAACCGAGTATGATGGGGTATCGCGTGAAGGTACTTTCAGGGTCCAAAACTATTCGCTTTCACTACGTGAATGGTAACTCCTTTAACGCAGACTTCGATGGTGATGAAATGAACGTTCACGTTCCGCAAAGCATTGAGACGCGGGCCGAGGTTGAAACGCTGATGGACGCAAACATCAACTACCTTGTGCCGACGTCTGGCAGACCGATCCGTGGTCTTATACAGGATCATGTGGCGGCAGGTGTTTTGGTAACGTTGCGCGACAAGTTCTTTGATCACTCCACCTTTGTGCAACTGGTGTACAATGGCGTCGGTCCATACATTCAGGAAAACGTTGGCATAACTCTTGCTGAACTTATTCCCATTCCAGCAATTCTTATGCCTCGGCCAATGTGGACTGGAAAACAGCTGATATCTGTGATGGTTCGGTTTTCTAGTGGATTGTCTGCCGCAAGCGACTGTGGACGGGAGATAGAGGGCGGAATCACACTCAAAGGCACTTCACAAATCCAACCCAGCGCATTTGACAGAATACCGGCGGGTAGCTGCGACGCAGTGCGTGCGAAATCCGGGGCAGTGGTTGATTCTACTGTCATGTTTGCGAACAGTGAGCTAATTACCGGATTCATGTGTAAGAAGCAGCTTGGAGCCTCTAATATGTCTGCTCCCCACCATGTCTATGAGCTTTACGGACCACATAGGACGGGACAGTTGTTCGCTGCTTTTGGCCGTGTTCTTCTGCTGGCTCTACGAAAGGAGGGTCTTTCCCTTGCGATGGACGATATGTTCCTCGTTGATGAAGAGCGCCGATGCGACTTGCTTAGGAAGCTTGATGATATAGCGTTGGATGTTCCAGATGAAGAGGCCACTGCTGCACCGATGATTGCAGATTATGCAACAAAGATTCAGCAGGAGTTTGTTCCGCACCGCATGCTGGTGCCCTTCCCAAAGAATCATCTTCTTCTGATGACTATTTCAGGTGCGAAAGGAAGCAACCTGAACGCCACACAAATGTCACTGCAGTTGGGCCAGCAGCTGTTCGATGGACTGCGCGTGAAGCGTATGAACTCTTCCAAGACGCTTCCGTCCTTCTTCACTAATGAAAAGCGTGCCCGGTCCTTTGGGTTTGCTATGGGTTCCTTCGCCTCAGGGATCAGACCAGCCGAGTATACCATTCATGCAATGGCTGGTCGCGACGGCCTTATTGATACCGCTGTGAAAACCTCCCGTTCTGGTCACTTGCAACGCTGCCTCATCAAAGGTCTCGAAAGCCTTGTGGTCCATTGGGACCGTACGGTGCGTGACTCCAACGGCAGCGTTATCCAATTTATGTATGGGGGTGACGGACTTGACCCGTGCAAGGCTTCTACGCTTACGGCGTGGGAGATGATGAAGGATAACGTAGTTGATGTTTCCAAGCGATTCGGAGGAGATGCCTCAGAAAGTGTTGCCGGTGCCGAGGATGGCGCGGCGGCAGGGTTGAAGGGGATGCGAAACGAAGATGGAAAGCCCACGACTGAGGCCGTGCAAAATGCGCATATGGAGCAGCAACTATCCACGTATCCTCTTCCGGCCTCACTCGACAAGAGTTTGTCTGAGTATCTGTGCAAAAAAGCGGATTTCCCGCTCTTCCGCAAGGTGTCGACGCTAGCCCGTTGGGATGCGAAACAGCAGCTAAAAGAGAGGTTACAGCGAAGGCGCCAGAAGTGGGTTGGTGCCTTCGAAAAAACGCTTGCAGACATTACTGCCCGCAGGCGTCTGTGGGCATTGTGCGAACCCGGTGAGCCCGTTGGCCTCCTTGCAGCGCAAGCAGCTGGTGAGCCGTCAACACAGATGACCCTCAACACATTCCACACTGCTGGTTCAACTGTGTCCCACGTGACGGAGGGTATTCCTCGACTCCGCGAGTTACTGATCTACGCCTCCGTTAATAAGGCGGCTGTTGTTGTACCCGTTACTAATGCTACAGAGGAAGACGAGAAAGTAATCGCCAAAATGCTTCGTGCAGGTGTCGCCGCAAAACTGACCGACTGTCTCGCGAAGGTCACAGATGGCGCTGGTGGCCAAAGCGCTTCCAGCTCGATGCAGCGGAACTTAAACACTGGCTTTGGTAAGGGCTACCACTATCACGTTGCGCGAGGCCGCACTGGTATGGTGATTACGGTGTCTTTCCTGTTTTCGCGCTCGTGTTTGGAGGAGTTGCGTAAGCGCATGTGTATGTCACCATCTGAACATCGACAATCTTTTACTGAAGCACTAAAGAATGTTGTGCGGCTCATCATGAGGTCACtgagcgccgttccacgcgAGAAGGAAAGCGGTGACGGTTCAGGGAACACTGGAGGGAtgaaagggggaagtggGCGCGCCGACAGGAAGAGAAAGCGATCAGGCCCGGACGATGGCGGTGGTCCTCTTGGGGGTACTTTCGGAGACGAAATTATGCGCATTGAAGAGGGAACCGATTCTGATGATGGCATGAGCGAGAGGAGCAGTATAGGTGGGGGTCGGGCTGGCTCGGAGATCTCATCTCTACACTCGGATGGAACCGATACCAGGGGCATAGCAGGAAGCGATACGGGCGGGCCGCAGCGACGGAGGGGCTCTGTTGAAAGTGGCCGCGGTGACGATGCTTCTGACAGTGAGGCAGCTGACCCCGACTTATATGCCAGACGGAGTGGCTCTCCGGCGAGGGATGCGGAGGATGGAGATGAGATGCAGGATCGGGACGGCACGGATTGGGGAGGAACGTCGATGCAAGGTGTGGTGGGATATGACAACTTCCCAGAGATTCACATGAGTTTCACCAAGTCAAATTTCGGTGCTGTTATTGCTCCCCTTAGTACTGCTGCAGCGGCCCGAGATGGGGTTGTGCAACTACACGAAGACTTTTTCATAGTTAATGCTGTGCTGCGCACGCCCTCGGACGTCATTGCCGTCATTCCGGACGTTGTGGATAATGCTTTGGAGGCGCAGAGAATGCCCTCGTGGTTACCTCAATTCGGGTCCCTCACTTTCACTCGACTGAAAGATAAAGGATCTGGCCAGCTTGTTTTCCAAGGACCTGGCTCGACAATGCGGAATGTGatgtctttcctttcccttttcaccGTTGGCATAAAATCGATAAAACTTCACCAAGCTTGCTCCACTGATATTCGGGATATGGGAACATACTTCGGCATTGAGTCTGGATACGCTGCGCTTTACGATGAGCTCAATAAACTATTCAACCGCTACAATGTCGACCCGCGGCACTTGTCGCTCATCGCCGATACGTCTACCCACCGAGGGCGATGGGAGAACTTCAATTTCACTGGTGTCATATCAACGAGCGCGAGCCCACTGTTTCAGATGACATTTGCCTCGTCGAAGCGCTGGTTGCACAGAGCGGTGAGTCGGGGAATGAGTGACGACCTCGAGTCCTTTAGTTCTGCCATCATGGTGGGGGAACGCCCTCGTGTGGGAACGGCGTCCGTGCGGCTCTCGACTGATACGGCGATTTTGCGGGATGTGCTCGAGAGGAACTTTGCATAA
- a CDS encoding cytochrome c has product MPPKERAALPPGDAARGEKLFKGRAAQCHTGTKGGSNGVGPNLYGIVGRKSGTVEGFTYSKANQDSGVMWTPQVLDVYLENPKKFMPGTKMSFAGLKKPQERADLIAYLETLKD; this is encoded by the coding sequence ATGCCACCAAAGGAGCGTGCAGCACTTCCACCCGGTGACGCAGCGCGTGGGGAGAAACTTTTTAAGGGTCGGGCGGCGCAGTGCCACACGGGTACAAAAGGCGGTTCCAACGGTGTTGGGCCTAATTTATATGGAATTGTTGGCCGTAAATCCGGAACTGTTGAGGGTTTTACGTACAGCAAAGCCAATCAAGATTCCGGTGTTATGTGGACTCCGCAGGTACTTGACGTGTATTTGGAGAATCCAAAGAAATTTATGCCCGGCACTAAAATGTCTTTTGCAGGTTTAAAGAAACCACAGGAACGCGCCGACCTCATCGCATACCTCGAGACATTAAAGGACTAA